AACTTTTCATCCCCGTTCACAGAACGGGGTATTCAAGTTTTGAAGATTTCATAAAATCGTTATGAATGGTTGAGAGGAGGGGAGACATGAGCGGGAAGGAAGATTTGATTTCCAGGATCATAGAGATTGAGTGGGGTATGTTTTCGACGGTAAAAAACAGGGGGGGAAGGGCTTCCTGTCAGGAGGAACCGGAAACCTTCAAAATCGTCCGGACAAGTAATTTCCTGAACTGGTCTGAAGCCACCCTGGAAAGCTACCTGCAGGACCTTGAAGAGGCAAAAAAGATGGGAAGGAATTTGATGACAGAAAAGTATGCCCGTATGGAAGGCCTGATCCCGTCTCCTGACACGGAAACCCTCTCATTGATCAATAAGATCGTTGCCATAGAATGCGGGTGGCTGGAAGAGCTGGCAAAAAAATCTCCTCACCTCAAGCCTGCGCGGCCGATTTATAGTGCAGATGATTCACCATGGGGAGTATCTTCTGAGACCTATGCCCGGGGGGAACTTGCCACCTATTCAAGAAGGACCCTTGAACTTTATTACGAAGACCTCCTCAATATGAAGTCGAAAAACCTGAATCGAGTGGAAATGATTTTTAATACGATGCTGGAAAGATTCAGAAATGAAGCTGGTGTACAGGGAGGGTAAAGGGGTCAGGGGTCAGTTAACCTTTTACCGTCCGGTATAACCCAGCCCCTCTATATACATATACATATACATACATACATATACAAATCATTATTTTCGAGATGGGTTCTTGCTCCCACCACCTTTTCCACCAGCCAAAGATTGGTATCCACATGCCCAGTGGTGCGAGGTATGACGTATTCTGGGGGGACGTTGTTTGCTTGTCAAGTAGATGGAGCCAACTTTTCATGGATTCACGACCCTTCGTTTCTTTCGTGTGAATATGAAAACATGTTGATAGCTTCTGATATTTTCTCAGGAGCCCCAAGGACAAAAAGTACATCATTGGAAAGAAGGAGCGTGTCTGCACCCGGGTTGGACAATATTTGTGAGTCCCGTCGTATTGCCACCACGGAAACCCCATAACGCTTCCTTAACTCGGTCTGGGCAAGATTTTTCCCAATTAACGGTGATCCTGGCAGGATCTGAAACGTACTGATATCAACATCATGAAGCTGAAGTTTCAAATCAAAAAAAGATGCCGACGGTTTAGAAAGGCTTCGAAACATCTCGTAACCATCTGCTCGCACCTCAGCGACCAGCCTTTCGATTTCATCTCTGGGTATAAAATATTTCGTCAAAACCAGAGTAAAGATCTCTATTGAAGTTTCAAACTCTTCTGGAATTACTTCGTTGGCTCCTAATTCATACAGAGGCTTCATCTCTTGGAGATAACGGGTTCGTACGATCAAATGAACTTTCGGATTAAGTTTTCGAATTGCTCCTGTAATTCGACGAGTCGCGGTAGGGTCGTTTATGGCCACTACAACGATTCTCGCTTCATTGATGTTTGCATACCGAAGTACGGCTTCCTGGGTTGCATCGCCATAATAAATAGGCTCGCCCTTTGCTTGTTCGCTCCTTACTGTTTCCGGGTTCATTTCAATGATTGCATAGGGGATACCGGCAACTCTGCCGGCGCGTGCCACATTTCTCCCGTTCACTCCGAAACCGATTATAATAAGGTGGTCTTTCCGGTCCACGACCTTTGTTTCTGAAACAGGATAAAAGCCTGATATCAGCCTTTTCGGAAGCGGCAACCGTAGGATAATGCCCGCTAGGCGGGGCGCCAAGTTTATAATAAATGGTGTCGCCGCCATACTAAGAACAGAGACAGCCAGAAACATTTGATAAATATTTCCGGCCAGCAAACCGTGTTCAATACCGGTTCTGGATAAAATGAAAGAAAATTCACCGATCTGGCCGAGCGCCAAACCGACTAAAATTCCGATGCGAAGTGGAAATCCCAGTAAAATGGTAACAGATCCAGCGATGATAGCTTTCAAAACCAAAACGCTTAGCGCAATCAGCACGATAAATCCCGGTTGCTGGAAGAGAAAACCGACATCAAACATCATGCCAATGGAGACAAAAAAGAAGGTTGTAAAGACATCCCGAAAGGGTAGAATATTCCCGAGGGCCTGATGGCTGTATTCAGATTCGGAAATGATCAATCCTGCTAAAAACGCGCCCATGGCCAGGGACAGCCCGGCCTTAGAGGTAAGCCACGCAACACCAAAGCATATTACAACCACGCTTAATAGAAAAAGTTCGTGATTACGTGTCCTTGCGATTTGATACAACACCTGGGGAACGATCCATCTGGCAGAGACCAATGCCAACAGGATGATAACGATTCCTTTGGTTAGAAGAACGAGGAGGGATTGGCCTAAATTTCCTGTTGCTCCAGCCAGTAGCGGCGTGACCAAGATCATTGGAACAACAATAATATCCTGGAAGATCAGGATGCCAAGACTTGTACGCCCGTGTGGACTATCAACTTCGGCTCTTTCTTGGATTAGTTTGAGCACAATCACCGTGCTGCTGAGGGCTACGAGAAACCCGATGAAGACCGCCTCACCAAAGGCATGGTCAAACTGCCTAACTATGAACAAAGTAGCCAAACAGGTTAGCAAAACCTGAAGCGAGCCGCCCATCAGGACGGACTTCCTGATTTGTAACAGTCTCTTAAGTGAGAACTCGATTCCAATAGTAAAAAGCAATAACACAACACCGACTTCAGCAAAAATTTCAACTTCATGAATTGCCTTTACCAGTCCAATTCCGTAAGGCCCGACGAATATCCCGGTGAGGAGGAATCCTACAATCGCCGGCACGCGAAGTCGATGGCATATAAAGAGCACAGCAATAGCGAGTCCAAATATAATAACAATGTCATTTAGCAGCGGTATCTCCATAGTCTAATTTACCTTTTAATTAATCTTGGGTAAACCCCCGGCTCTGCCGGGAGACTCCCGGGGTTTGACAGTTCCGGGAATAAAGGAAACCTCCTATCCGGAGGGAAAAGGGGTCAGAGTTATTTCCCCCCTTTTCTCATAGAGGCGCCGATCACTGTATCCGACCTGAGCCTGAACAAGTGATCAAGCATCAAAGTGTCTTCCTCCGTCATGTGAATTGACCTGTTACGATCTTCTTTCTTGTGAGCGACCGTTATCTAATCCTCCCCTGATGTATAAACACAGGCGGGATCTGAAGCAAACCAGTCCCCTGTCAATTGATGGGCCCTGGCCCGGCAGCCGCCGCAAACAAAGCTGTAGGCGCATTCTCCACAGGCGCCTTTTAGGCGGTTCGGATCATGTATCTCTCTGAAGAACCGGCTCGAGATTACCTCCGACCATATCTCTTCAAGTCCCTTTTCCCTGATATTGCCGAGTTTGAGGTCTACAAAGAGACAGGGGATTATGTCGCCGTTTGCAGCTACATTCAGATAGTTTCCGATTCTGCATATCCTGTAGGTGTCGTTTCCGTGCTGGCTGAGAACCCGGGAGTATATGGGGTCGTAAACATAAAAGCTGAGGCCTGTCTTCTTCTTTATTTCGTCCGCCCGGTGGTAGAACTGGTGTAAATATTCCTCGTATTCCACGCCTGTCAACGCCAACTCGCGGTATACATTGACACCCCTGCCGATGGGGCGCAAGCTCATCCAGCACCCCTCTACCCCCAGTCCCGCAGCAAAATCCAGGAGGTCCAAAGTTTCTTTGGCGTTGGGTTTTATCAGGGTAGATGTTATTCCTTGAAGGATACCAGCCGAGAGACAACTATCAATGGTTTCTCTTGTTTTCTCGTAAGTACGCTCACTCTGGCTGAGTAGATTACAGACCTCTGACGTCAGGGCGTCGAGAGCAATGTCCACCTTTACCCCTCTTCCGGCCATTTTCTCCACCCATTTCCTGTTGCCGCTCGTTCCTTTCGTAATTATACTGCACGAAAGGGAGAGACTGCGGGCATAGTCAAGGAGCTCAAAGAGATCTTCCCTCAACAGGGGTTCCCCGCCGATAATAACGAAGTATTTAGAAAACTCTGCCACCTGCCGGATCAACTCCTTCGCTTCTGCGGTTGAAAGTTCGTCTGAGCCTTCCGGCTTACTGTCGTAACAACAATAGATACATCTGAGATTACATTTATTTGTGGCAAACCAGTACACTTCGGGGCATGGTTTTGCATTTTGCATAGGGTTTTATCCTCAATCGGTTGACCCTTCCTAACGTCAGGGCATGCCTTTTACCGCCCGGTATAACCCAACCCCTCTATATACAAACTACTGTTTTCGAGGCGGATGCTTGCTCCCACCTTCTCCACCAGCCAGAGATTGGTATCCACATGTTCGGTGGTGCGAGGTATGACGCATTCTGTGACGCCGCCGGCAAGAGCAGCGTAGATGATCAACTGATCTGCCAGGCGCCTGTCAACGGTAGCGCCTGTCATCAAGTCTTCGAGGAGATTTCGCGCCACATACCTCCCGATATCTTCAGAACTGCGCCCCCTCTTACCTGCCTGGTCAGAGCCTAACAGGCAACCGGAATCCGTCTCTGCCCAGAGTGTCAGACTTGCCCCTGCCTGCAGGGCAGTTTCGTCCCATAGGGTTTCAATTTTTGCACTATAGCCACTCCTGGCGAGGACCTTCCGGCACTCTTCCGCCATCCTCTGGCTGACATTCTTTTCTCTCAGGCGGGAGGAAAGAGCAAGACCGCTGATCTGCTTAATCTTCCCCTGTGTGAGCAGTTTCA
The DNA window shown above is from Syntrophales bacterium and carries:
- a CDS encoding DUF4125 family protein — translated: MSGKEDLISRIIEIEWGMFSTVKNRGGRASCQEEPETFKIVRTSNFLNWSEATLESYLQDLEEAKKMGRNLMTEKYARMEGLIPSPDTETLSLINKIVAIECGWLEELAKKSPHLKPARPIYSADDSPWGVSSETYARGELATYSRRTLELYYEDLLNMKSKNLNRVEMIFNTMLERFRNEAGVQGG
- a CDS encoding cation:proton antiporter — translated: MEIPLLNDIVIIFGLAIAVLFICHRLRVPAIVGFLLTGIFVGPYGIGLVKAIHEVEIFAEVGVVLLLFTIGIEFSLKRLLQIRKSVLMGGSLQVLLTCLATLFIVRQFDHAFGEAVFIGFLVALSSTVIVLKLIQERAEVDSPHGRTSLGILIFQDIIVVPMILVTPLLAGATGNLGQSLLVLLTKGIVIILLALVSARWIVPQVLYQIARTRNHELFLLSVVVICFGVAWLTSKAGLSLAMGAFLAGLIISESEYSHQALGNILPFRDVFTTFFFVSIGMMFDVGFLFQQPGFIVLIALSVLVLKAIIAGSVTILLGFPLRIGILVGLALGQIGEFSFILSRTGIEHGLLAGNIYQMFLAVSVLSMAATPFIINLAPRLAGIILRLPLPKRLISGFYPVSETKVVDRKDHLIIIGFGVNGRNVARAGRVAGIPYAIIEMNPETVRSEQAKGEPIYYGDATQEAVLRYANINEARIVVVAINDPTATRRITGAIRKLNPKVHLIVRTRYLQEMKPLYELGANEVIPEEFETSIEIFTLVLTKYFIPRDEIERLVAEVRADGYEMFRSLSKPSASFFDLKLQLHDVDISTFQILPGSPLIGKNLAQTELRKRYGVSVVAIRRDSQILSNPGADTLLLSNDVLFVLGAPEKISEAINMFSYSHERNEGS
- a CDS encoding radical SAM protein, producing the protein MQNAKPCPEVYWFATNKCNLRCIYCCYDSKPEGSDELSTAEAKELIRQVAEFSKYFVIIGGEPLLREDLFELLDYARSLSLSCSIITKGTSGNRKWVEKMAGRGVKVDIALDALTSEVCNLLSQSERTYEKTRETIDSCLSAGILQGITSTLIKPNAKETLDLLDFAAGLGVEGCWMSLRPIGRGVNVYRELALTGVEYEEYLHQFYHRADEIKKKTGLSFYVYDPIYSRVLSQHGNDTYRICRIGNYLNVAANGDIIPCLFVDLKLGNIREKGLEEIWSEVISSRFFREIHDPNRLKGACGECAYSFVCGGCRARAHQLTGDWFASDPACVYTSGED